A window of Candidatus Bathyanammoxibius amoris genomic DNA:
TTCACCCGTATGCTGCTCTATGTCAAACTGGTCCATCTGTTCTACTAATTTTTCCACAAGCTCAGGGCCTGTTATATATCGGAATCCCGGATAGTTTTCGATGCCAAAGGTGGTGGCGACCTGCCCGCCGACGTCTTTACTCACTATTTGAACGTCAATCCTCTTACGGGCGGCATAAATCGCCGCCGTTATCGCGGCAGGACCACACCCGATTATCAAAAGCTCACGCTCCGGTTTCATGGCTTACAGTTTTCCCTAAGAATCCTTTTTCTCTTCTCCCAGTAACTTGTCAAGCCTCTCCTGGTTAAAGCCCAGCATTACCTCACCATTCACTGCTATGACAGGAACGCTCCTGCCACCGCTGAGCTCTGTCATCTCTCGCAGCGCGTCCTTGTCCTGAGCCACGTTATACTCCGTGTACTTAATTCCTTTCTTGGCAAAGTATTCCTTGGCCTTCAAGCAATAAGGGCATGTAGGGGTAGTGTATATCTTCACCTCAGCCATGGCTACAACCTCCCAATAAGGATGTGTTGAAACTAAGGGCCCTCAAGTGCATACTATTATATACAATACAGGACTTCAAGGCCATTTCACACCACCCACAGTACCCGCTATACGGCCATCCCCAGCGTCTCCATGAGCTTTTCGGCGGCTTCGTCGAGGGGTAACCGTATGGCGGCGTCCGCGCGGCTGTCGTACTGCGTCGGCTGGAGGTTTATTATGATGAGCCTTGCCCCATGCCCCATCGCCACTTCCGGCATATCCGCCACGGGGTAGACTACCAGGGAAGAACCCATTACAAGAAGAAGGTCGCAGTGTTTCAGATATTCAACGGCCCTCTGATATGCCCCCCCGGGAAGTTCCTCGCCAAAAAGGACTATGTCGGGCCTTATCACGGCCCCGCACTCCGGACATAGAGGCGGGAGTTCTCCCTCCTCCACCCTCCTGATTATATCTTCCAGGCCGAACTCCTTTGGGCACGTACGGCTGGTGCACCTCCCGGTACTTAACCCGCCGTGCATCTCCATTACGTTTTTCGAGCCGGCCTTCTGGTGGAGTCCGTCTATGTTCTGGGTAATAACGCACTTTAGCCCAAAAGAATCCTCCTGCTCCAGCCGCGAGAGGAAACGGTGTGCCAAGGTAGGTCTGGCATTTTGGAAGCCGGGAAGGATTTCTCTGCCAAACTCGTAAAAACCTTTAGGGTTGCTGGCAAAACCCACGTCCGTAAAGAGCATCATCTTGGAGGGATCTTTCGCCCAAAGTCCTTCTTCGGGGCTTCGGAAGTCGGGAATCCCGGCCGAGGTGCTGATACCCGCTCCGGTCAGCGACACTATGCCGCGGGACTCCTTTATGATAGAGGCAACACTCTCTATCCTGTTGCTATCAGTACTCAACCCCGGGCCTCGCCTCAACGCCTTCTTTATAATAATGCTTCACGGCCCTTATCTCGCTTACCAGGTCCGCCGCATCGACTATCCGGGGATGGGCATTGCGCCCGGTTAAAATAAGTTCCACCCCCTTCGGCCTCTTCTTTATGAGATCCACCACCTGGCTGACGTCTATCATATTATAATCAATGAGCAGGTTTATCTCGTCAAGGATGACCAGCTCGTAGTCACCCGAGAGCACCGCCTCCCTCGCCCTCTCAAAACCCTTCTTCGCCAGCTCTGTGTCTTCCGGTGTGGGCTTGCCACATACAAACTTAGACGAGCCGAAACGTTCCACGGTGACGTTCTTCATCTCCCCCAAAATCTTCACCTCACCGCTCGGCCTCCCCTTGAGGAACTGGACCAGCAGCACCCTGTGTCCGTGTCCCAGAGCGCGTATGGCCTGGCCAACGGCGGCCGTGGTCTTACCCTTCCCGTCACCCGTGTAAACCTGTACTGTCCCTATCTTTTCCATATTGTGGGCATCCTATCATACAGGACAGAGTTAAGGCAATACTTTAAGTAGGGGCGACCCGCCGGGTCGCCCCTACCATCACTACAGGTTAGAACATCCGTAGGTCAAGGCAACCCCGGTTTTGTCATTGCGAGGGGTGTAGCCCCGAAGCAATCTCTTTAACGCACAGGGGATTGCTTCGCTACGCTCGCAATGACACCTGGGATACGGTGCGTCGAGACGTCATGCCATAGGCAGATGCGCCTTTGGCGCGCACACTGCGAGTAGATTCTTCGTATCGTTTGGAATGACAAACTGTTGCCGCAGGGCTAAAGCCCTGCGGCACCCATAAATGAGGCCGCTGATGTGGGCATAAAAAGGCCCCGGTTACGGATGTAACCGGGGCCTTTTTCACTGATTCAGACCAAAGACTTCAGAAAGGAGGTTGTTTCTACTGCTGTTACTTTCTCCTCCTCATTACTATGCCAGCTCCGAGTACAAAACCGATAATACCTCCAAAGATAAGTGCCAGAGAAGGTATGCTCTTATACCTGCCCTTCTCCTTGAGGAGGCGGTCCGTATCCTTGGCCCTCATAAGCATGCGTGATTCACTCTCGATATAGGACAGTTTCTCAAAGACCTTGGAAGCCCCGTACCACCAGGAAATATCCTGCTGTACGTGAGCCGTTCCTTTATAGAGGAACGCCTTATCGCCAAACCACATATCCGTGTACCACCGCTCTATCTTGGATGGGTTGTACTTTCCGGGATAGAACACGCCGTAGACGCCGAGTATTGGCCCCAGCACGGGCAGCTTACCCTCCGTCTGTTTAAAGGCGTTGTAGATGGGTTCTCCAAGGAGACCCGGACCGAGCGCGTCAGCAACCACGTCACCGAGCGGGTAGATGTCCCTGTCCGCGGGGCCGGGATCAAACGCGCCGGCGGCAATCACGTCTTCTATCGCCTTCTGCGCCCTGTCCTGGAGACCCCAGACCTGGAACATAACGTCGTCCAGGTTTTCAAGAAACAACCTTCCCCAACGGGGGCTGTGGCAGTTGGTGCAAACCTCTATCCACTTCTCCCTCTTCTTCTTGCTCTCTGGACTGTAAATGTCCAGCTTATAGTCCAGGGGCGGAAGTTTTACGCCGTACGGGTAGTCCTTGAGTGACGACTTGAACTTCATGCCTTTAGGCGGCACCGTGCCCATTCGCCAGATACCCTTCGATACGGTGTTGTGAGTGTATTTGCCGTCAATGGAGTACATATGGCAGAACTGACAGGTCGGGGTGCGATAATCCTTGCCGGGTATCACCTCCGCGAGGGGCTTCTCAAAGTCCCACTCATCGCCTTCCATATCATATATGTAGCCCATCTTGGACTCACTGTAGGACTCGGCGTCCGGGTGGTCATAGCCCATGTGGCAACTCATACAGGCCTCGGGCCTTCTGCCCTCGGACGCGCGGAAGGCATGCCTCGTATGACAGATGTCACATTTCTCCGAGGCGGCGTGACAGTAGTCACAGCCGAACTGCAGCTGGCCGATGCCCATCCTGTAGAGTTCAGGATACCAGGGTACTATAACGTTTGCCTCCGTAGTCTGTGGATGGTTCGGTCTGCCATATTCCTTTTCAGACAACCACTCGTTGACCTCCTTAACGTGGCACTGGCCGCAGTGCTTGGAGGAAGGCATATAGAGTTCCTTATGGTCCTTCCCGTGACACCAGCTACAGTCCACCTCATCCAGCTGCTGGTTCAGGCGTTTTTCTATACCCTTTGTCTTTTCGGCAAAGTATTCGTTCTTCTTGGGGTTGGCGTGGGTAGATCCCCTCCAGTCGTTTACCAGGCCGGGGTTTAACTCCTCGTGGCACTTGACGCACTCGTCGGCCTTATATTTCTCCAAGAGCTGGTCGTAATACGTGCCGTCGGGCCTCACATAGTGCCTGGTCGGATACCAGTACATGTGCATGGCCGGCGGCTTGTAAAAGTCCATCCACGGCCCGCTTCCCTTCTCGAGGCCCACGTACTCCTCGTACCACTTCTTGAGGGTGTCGTTATCATAGAGTTCCCCGAGCTTCTCCTGGGCCTGGGGTTCAGGCGCCTTATACTCCTGTTGTTGCTCCTGTTGTTGCTCCTGTTGCTGCTCCTGTTGTTGCTCCTGTTGCTGCTCCTGTTGTTGCTCCTGTTGCTGCTCCTGTTGTTGCTCCTCGGCGACTGCGAGAATTCCCCCAGACACCCCAAGGAGTAGGGATAAAATCAACAGCGCTCCTAAAGGTCTTAGAAATCTCATAAATACATCTCCTTTTAAACTTCCTTCTTTAATCTCCATATTATTCTTTCAGCCAAGCCTCGGAAGGCGAGATATTCTCCGACTCCATCAACAGCTTGGAGTATTTGGTGAACCACCAATCTCCGGACTTGCCCCGTTTTTTGTAGTACTCGGGCCTCATCTCGTGGCGCCGGCTTATATGACAGTCAAAACACACGTTGTAAGGGCTGTTAACGCGGGCAATTTTCTGGCCCTCCTGAGCCTTCCCGATGTCCATAAAGTAGCTGTACAGCTCGCCCGGGCCATGACATCCCTCGCAGGTCACACCGGTCTCCGTGTACTTCCCGGTCTTCGGGTTATACCCGGTGGTGTGACACTTGTAACACTTCTTCCTGTACTCCTCATCACCGTCAACAAAGTCGGCGGCACGTTTTACTCTTTTAAAGCTTGTAAACTTGGTGCGCTTCCAGCGTTCTACGTGCGGGGCGGTAAGCCCGGTATGACAGCTCAAACACTTCTTGCTGCCCGTAAATATCGCATGTTCACCCGTTACGGTCAGATGCCTGAAATTTCCCCATACCGGGTTGAGATTGGGATCGGTTTCTTCGGGTGAGAGTTCGGTAAATTCGAGCCACAGCGCAAAAATCGCTTCCGCGCTCTCCAACCTCTTTTGCATCTGCCGTCTGTAAGGGAGCATGCCGCGGTGGGCCATCTCTTTCGCGAGCGCCCTTCCTTCTCCATCATGACATACCGTACACCCATAGACGTCGAACGGGAAATCCTTCACTATACGGTGCGATGCGATCAGCGCCCTTTCGTCTATATGGCAGGTCATACATCTGTCAACCTTGTCGCCGTTTTTTTCCTTTGCCCACGTAGCCGTGCCTTTCAGGAGTACCTGTTTAATCTCATACTTCGGGTTCCTAAGTTTTGCAATTTTCTCCGCTAATTTCTCTTTCTCCTCCTCATCAGTAGCGGCTTTAAGCTCGTTCTCGGCCAGCACCAGCTGCTGAGCATAATATGCCCTCTGGTACTCCATCCACAAAGGGTTGGTCTCCTCTTTCAGCCACAGATAGGACGACCATAAAAAGAGGATACTGAATAACAGGAATAGTTTACGTTTCATTTAACCACGTGCTCTCTTCTAAATATTAATCCACGGTGTAGCAAGGACGTATTTTATGCTAAAACCCAACCTCAATGCGACCTTTATGACGGTACCTATCATAACAAGCATAAAGAACATGGTGATGCTGTACCTTACGGGGCCAAGCTCTTTGTACCAGCGGTTCCACCTGCGGGCAGGGTAGTACATGCCCCCGCCGAAAAATGCGATGAGTAACAGCAGGCCTATGGCCCAGTGGGGGCTCCACAGCGGCGGCGGAGTAGGGAAGTCCAGGGTCCACTGCTCCCACGGCCAGAACCAGGCCCAGAAGGGTCCTCTGCAATATACCCCGATGAAGATAAGGAGAAACCAATATATAAAACCAAGGGTGAAAAAAGACACCGCAAACTTCCGTTCAGAGAACGTATAGTAACCGCAACCCCTGGGGTTATTG
This region includes:
- a CDS encoding glutaredoxin family protein; its protein translation is MAEVKIYTTPTCPYCLKAKEYFAKKGIKYTEYNVAQDKDALREMTELSGGRSVPVIAVNGEVMLGFNQERLDKLLGEEKKDS
- a CDS encoding Sir2 family NAD-dependent protein deacetylase; protein product: MSTDSNRIESVASIIKESRGIVSLTGAGISTSAGIPDFRSPEEGLWAKDPSKMMLFTDVGFASNPKGFYEFGREILPGFQNARPTLAHRFLSRLEQEDSFGLKCVITQNIDGLHQKAGSKNVMEMHGGLSTGRCTSRTCPKEFGLEDIIRRVEEGELPPLCPECGAVIRPDIVLFGEELPGGAYQRAVEYLKHCDLLLVMGSSLVVYPVADMPEVAMGHGARLIIINLQPTQYDSRADAAIRLPLDEAAEKLMETLGMAV
- the cobO gene encoding cob(I)yrinic acid a,c-diamide adenosyltransferase, translated to MEKIGTVQVYTGDGKGKTTAAVGQAIRALGHGHRVLLVQFLKGRPSGEVKILGEMKNVTVERFGSSKFVCGKPTPEDTELAKKGFERAREAVLSGDYELVILDEINLLIDYNMIDVSQVVDLIKKRPKGVELILTGRNAHPRIVDAADLVSEIRAVKHYYKEGVEARPGVEY
- a CDS encoding hydroxylamine oxidoreductase, yielding MRFLRPLGALLILSLLLGVSGGILAVAEEQQQEQQQEQQQEQQQEQQQEQQQEQQQEQQQEYKAPEPQAQEKLGELYDNDTLKKWYEEYVGLEKGSGPWMDFYKPPAMHMYWYPTRHYVRPDGTYYDQLLEKYKADECVKCHEELNPGLVNDWRGSTHANPKKNEYFAEKTKGIEKRLNQQLDEVDCSWCHGKDHKELYMPSSKHCGQCHVKEVNEWLSEKEYGRPNHPQTTEANVIVPWYPELYRMGIGQLQFGCDYCHAASEKCDICHTRHAFRASEGRRPEACMSCHMGYDHPDAESYSESKMGYIYDMEGDEWDFEKPLAEVIPGKDYRTPTCQFCHMYSIDGKYTHNTVSKGIWRMGTVPPKGMKFKSSLKDYPYGVKLPPLDYKLDIYSPESKKKREKWIEVCTNCHSPRWGRLFLENLDDVMFQVWGLQDRAQKAIEDVIAAGAFDPGPADRDIYPLGDVVADALGPGLLGEPIYNAFKQTEGKLPVLGPILGVYGVFYPGKYNPSKIERWYTDMWFGDKAFLYKGTAHVQQDISWWYGASKVFEKLSYIESESRMLMRAKDTDRLLKEKGRYKSIPSLALIFGGIIGFVLGAGIVMRRRK
- a CDS encoding cytochrome c family protein; the protein is MKRKLFLLFSILFLWSSYLWLKEETNPLWMEYQRAYYAQQLVLAENELKAATDEEEKEKLAEKIAKLRNPKYEIKQVLLKGTATWAKEKNGDKVDRCMTCHIDERALIASHRIVKDFPFDVYGCTVCHDGEGRALAKEMAHRGMLPYRRQMQKRLESAEAIFALWLEFTELSPEETDPNLNPVWGNFRHLTVTGEHAIFTGSKKCLSCHTGLTAPHVERWKRTKFTSFKRVKRAADFVDGDEEYRKKCYKCHTTGYNPKTGKYTETGVTCEGCHGPGELYSYFMDIGKAQEGQKIARVNSPYNVCFDCHISRRHEMRPEYYKKRGKSGDWWFTKYSKLLMESENISPSEAWLKE